The following proteins are encoded in a genomic region of Sparus aurata chromosome 23, fSpaAur1.1, whole genome shotgun sequence:
- the igfals gene encoding insulin-like growth factor-binding protein complex acid labile subunit has protein sequence MQTIVLLVLWVLGTSLVLPDPDTAGEKTTEEPIPCSKACTCLHDDYSLELNMYCSARNFTQVPSDMPPSAHSIWLDGNLFTSIPAMAFKDLSNLDFLNLQSGQLVTLDPQAFKGLRLLAHIHLERNRLRVLPGTVFQNTPNLASLSLHNNQLVRIEERLFAGLSHMWLLNLGRNSIAVLPETAFHDLQGLRELVLAGNRLAYLQPQLFQNLVELKELDLTGNQLKVIKANVFVKLTKLQKLYLAQNQIVTVVPRAFGGMKSLRWLDLTNNRLTSLFDDTFYGLHSLHVLRLSNNSLTGIKPRTFRDLPYLEELRLSYNRIRALGERIFEGLGHLEVLELEHNQVQEAQVGSFTGLSHVAVINLSGSCFHSLPDQVFKGLPKLHSLHLDRGCLTRITTQAFNGLSSLRRLFLQHNNISVVERQSFVDLVGLLGLDMSFNKLEVLTTHTFSGLKNLEYLLLSNNECRQFLQNGTAQLLPRLRYLDLRANALTSMVPDFPETMEKLLLSGNRWKCDCSALALRNYSLRKLLVIPRQVETHAEGEEPDTTITIYNNITCTSPPRLVGQDLRDIDSEHFQSC, from the coding sequence ATGCAAACCATTGTGTTGCTGGTGTTGTGGGTACTGGGGACATCACTGGTGTTGCCAGACCCCGACACAGCAGGGGAGAAAACGACTGAAGAGCCTATTCCATGCTCTAAGGCATGCACCTGTCTGCATGATGACTACAGCTTGGAGCTCAACATGTACTGCAGTGCTCGGAACTTCACTCAAGTCCCATCTGACATGCCCCCATCCGCTCATTCTATCTGGCTGGATGGCAACTTGTTCACCTCAATCCCAGCAATGGCTTTTAAGGATCTTTCCAACCTGGACTTCCTGAATCTGCAGAGTGGTCAGCTGGTGACACTTGACCCTCAGGCTTTTAAAGGACTCAGGTTGCTTGCACACATTCACCTTGAGCGAAATCGCCTGCGGGTGTTACCAGGTACAGTCTTTCAGAACACACCTAACCTTGCCTCACTTAGTCTGCATAACAACCAGCTCGTTCGTATTGAGGAAAGACTGTTTGCGGGACTCTCACACATGTGGCTTCTCAACCTAGGGAGGAACTCAATCGCAGTTTTACCCGAGACAGCTTTCCATGACCTGCAAGGTCTACGAGAGCTTGTTCTTGCAGGGAACAGACTTGCCTACTTGCAGCCACAGCTTTTCCAAAATCTTGTTGAGCTTAAAGAGTTGGATCTGACGGGAAATCAACTCAAGGTCATCAaagcaaatgtgtttgttaaacTCACTAAACTGCAAAAGCTTTACCTGGCACAGAATCAGATTGTGACAGTGGTACCCAGAGCCTTCGGAGGCATGAAGTCGCTAAGATGGCTGGATCTCACTAATAACAGACTGACTTCCCTCTTTGATGACACATTCTATGGCCTGCACAGTCTTCATGTGCTGCGTCTTtccaacaactctctcaccggAATTAAGCCCAGGACTTTCCGTGATCTGCCGTACTTAGAGGAGCTCCGACTCAGCTACAACAGGATCCGAGCCCTGGGAGAAAGAATCTTTGAAGGGCTTGGTCATCTGGAGGTCCTAGAACTAGAGCACAACCAAGTGCAGGAGGCACAAGTGGGTAGTTTCACAGGGCTTTCTCATGTGGCGGTCATCAACCTGTCCGGAAGCTGCTTCCACAGTCTGCCTGACCAAGTGTTCAAAGGTCTGCCAAAGCTACACAGCCTTCATCTGGATAGAGGTTGTCTTACAAGGATCACAACCCAAGCTTTTAATGGACTCTCTAGTCTACGCAGGCTTTTCTTGCAGCACAACAACATCTCTGTGGTGGAACGCCAGAGCTTTGTGGACCTGGTAGGCCTACTGGGACTGGATATGAGTTTCAACAAGTTGGAGGTTCTCACAACCCATACATTCTCTGGCCTCAAGAATCTGGAGTACCTGCTGTTGTCCAACAATGAATGTCGACAATTTCTGCAGAATGGCACAGCGCAGTTGCTCCCTAGACTGCGCTATCTCGATCTGAGAGCAAATGCTTTGACAAGCATGGTCCCTGATTTCCCAGAGACTATGGAAAAACTTTTGCTCTCTGGGAACCGGTGGAAATGTGACTGCAGTGCTCTCGCACTCAGAAACTACAGCTTGAGGAAACTGTTGGTGATACCACGGCAAGTGGAGACCCACGCGGAGGGTGAAGAGCCTGACACAACTATCACCATATACAACAACATTACATGCACCAGCCCACCACGTCTAGTTGGTCAGGACCTGCGGGATATTGACAGTGAACACTTCCAAAGCTGCTAG
- the shisa9b gene encoding protein shisa-9B codes for MRGTELLLGYFLVKVMVCDAEGEPGQTVDDFLVVTGFNDSKEGENEVTESPHMEDKCLGYYDVMGQWDPPFVCRTGSYLYCCGTCGFRFCCAFKSSRLDQTTCKNYDTPPWMKTGKPQPKKDVALDTTKDKTNLIVYVICGVVAIMALIGIFTKLGLEKSHRPHRENMSRALAHVIRHPASEHTDDIGLGQHYENIQTRITVNSLHNNQMNNLAKTSTLIVQPYPAVGPITSPYEQPTPVKDLNQYATLKAVAEKANDSFYGNRRQLIEMTTKGSLPMESVDMEPEPSNPYSPPRQLSAKQNGHKYKSPKSRSSQSLSYGSNTAVSPGGLRPWDSKDTLGLRHSYGTKKLCIIEKELHTTRYLPPQPYFVTNSKTEVTV; via the exons ATGCGGGGCACTGAGCTGCTGCTCGGCTACTTTCTGGTGAAAGTTATGGTGTGCGACGCGGAGGGAGAGCCGGGTCAGACCGTCGACGACTTCCTTGTAGTGACCGGGTTCAACGACTCAAAGGAAGGGGAGAACGAAGTGACGGAGAGCCCACACATGGAGGACAAGTGCCTTGGCTACTACGACGTGATGGGTCAGTGGGATCCGCCGTTCGTGTGCAGAACGGGCAGCTACCTGTACTGCTGCGGCACCTGTGGCTTCAGGTTCTGCTGCGCGTTTAAAAGCTCCCGGCTGGACCAGACTACCTGCAAGAACTACGATACCCCGCCGTGGATGAAGACAGGAAAACCCCAGCCGAAGAAGGACGTGGCGCTGGACACCACGAAGGATAAAACCAACCTCATTGTGTATGTCATATGCGGGGTCGTGGCCATAATGGCACTGATAGGAATTTTCACCAAGCTTGGTTTGGAAAAGTCGCACCGTCCTCACAGAGAAAACATGTCAAG AGCTCTTGCGCATGTTATCCGCCATCCTGCCTCAGAACATACGGACGACATCGGACTTGGCCAGCACTATGAGAACATACAGACCAGAATCACAGTCAACAGTCTCC ACAACAACCAGATGAACAACCTGGCTAAAACATCTACTCTGATAGTACAGCCATACCCGGCTGTGGGACCCATCACTAGCCCCTATGAACAACCGACGCCTGTCAAGGATCTGAACCAGTATGCCACGCTAAAGGCCGTGG CAGAGAAAGCTAATGACAGCTTCTACGGCAACCGGCGGCAACTGATCGAGATGACAACCAAGGGCAGCCTTCCAATGGAATCTGTGGATATGGAGCCAGAGCCGAGTAATCCTTATAGCCCGCCCAGACAGCTGTCTGCAAAGCAGAACGGACACAAGTACAAAAGCCCCAAGAGCCGCAGCTCCCAGTCGCTGTCCTACGGCTCCAACACTGCTGTCAGCCCAGGAGGGCTACGACCCTGGGACAGCAAGGACACGCTGGGACTCAGACACAGCTATGGCACAAAGAAACTGTGTATCATAGAGAAGGAGCTGCACACCACTCGCTACCTTCCTCCACAACCATACTTTGTCACCAACAGCAAGACAGAAGTGACCGTATGA